In the genome of Conger conger chromosome 8, fConCon1.1, whole genome shotgun sequence, one region contains:
- the LOC133134622 gene encoding caspase-3-like translates to MSATEKGNETAQGDCVDTQLDSGLMAEGPSPSSHVAPSQVTGDSDPDKYRYNMTDKYTSIGQCVIINNENFHGQKTRHGIDVDADRVEKTFRGLGYDVKIFKDLKVAKMVKELTKVSKEDHSKMASFVCVILSHGEESGIIYGTDREVELSKLTSLFRGDHCATLVGKPKLFFIQACRSEEDDDGMVGMSLGDTEAIEAEESTPRIPVEADFLYGYSTAPGYVAMRDKQDDTWFIKSLCSILDEFGKQLELMQLMTRVNNMVALSFQSTTKQMPCIVSMLTKELYFPK, encoded by the exons ATGTCTGCAACTGAAAAAGGAAATGAGACTGCGCAAGGAGACTGTGTGGACACCCAGCTGGATTCTGGCCTCAT GGCAGAGgggccctccccctcctcacatGTAGCACCATCACAGGTGACTGGTGACTCTGATCCTGACAAGTACAGATACAACATGACTGACAAGTACACCAGCATTGGCCAGTGTGTCATCATCAACAACGAAAACTTTCATG GACAGAAAACTCGCCATGGCATAGATGTAGATGCTGACCGAGTGGAGAAAACGTTCAGAGGGCTGGGTTATGACGTTAAGATTTTCAAAGACCTGAAAGTAGCgaagatggtgaaggagctGACTAAAG TCTCTAAGGAGGATCACAGCAAGATGGCTTCCTTTGTGTGCGTGATCCTGAGTCACGGGGAGGAGAGCGGGATAATCTATGGGACTGATCGTGAGGTGGAGCTCAGCAAACTGACCAGCCTCTTCAGAGGAGACCACTGTGCTACCCTGGTGGGCAAACCCAAACTGTTCTTCATCCAG GCATGTCGTAGTGAAGAAGATGATGACGGAATGGTAGGAATGAGCCTTGGAGATACCGAAGCTATCGAAGCTGAGGAATCAACCCCCAGGATCCCTGTAGAGGCGGACTTCCTGTATGGCTACTCCACTGCTCCAG GGTATGTTGCCATGAGGGACAAACAAGATGACACCTGGTTCATTAAGTCCCTGTGTTCCATTCTGGATGAGTTTGGGAAACAGCTGGAACTAATGCAGCTCATGACCCGTGTTAACAACATGGTGGCACTGAGCTTTCAGTCGACCACAAAGCAGATGCCGTGCATTGTGTCTATGCTGACCAAAGAGCTGTAC